One window from the genome of Pseudanabaena yagii GIHE-NHR1 encodes:
- a CDS encoding alpha-ketoacid dehydrogenase subunit beta, whose translation MAEVTFFNALREAIDEEMERDPAVYVLGEDVGHYGGSYKVTKDLYKKYGDLRLLDTPIAENSFTGLAIGSAMTGLRPIVEGMNMGFLLLAFNQISNNAGMLRYTSGGNFKIPIVIRGPGGVGRNLGAEHSQRLETYFQAVPGIKMVACSTPYNAKGLLKSAIRNDNPILFFEHVLLYNLKEDIPDEEYLLPLDKAEIVREGSDVTILTYSRMRYHVLKAVETLVDKGYDPEVIDLISLKPLDLETIVTSLRKTHRIVIVEEGMRCASIGSEIIASINDHYFDELDAPIVRLAALDVPTPYNGGLENLTIPQPEDVIAAVEKLLA comes from the coding sequence ATGGCAGAGGTTACTTTTTTTAACGCCCTCAGAGAGGCGATCGATGAGGAAATGGAGCGCGATCCAGCCGTTTATGTTCTAGGCGAAGACGTGGGGCATTATGGCGGCTCCTACAAAGTAACCAAAGACCTTTACAAGAAATACGGTGACTTGCGCCTCCTCGATACCCCGATCGCCGAAAACAGTTTTACAGGCTTAGCGATCGGCTCAGCCATGACAGGCTTGCGCCCCATCGTTGAAGGCATGAACATGGGCTTCTTGCTCCTTGCCTTTAACCAAATTTCTAACAACGCAGGGATGTTGCGCTATACCTCTGGTGGTAACTTCAAAATCCCCATCGTCATTCGTGGTCCTGGTGGTGTCGGTCGCAACCTCGGTGCAGAACATTCTCAACGTCTTGAAACCTATTTCCAAGCAGTTCCGGGGATTAAGATGGTGGCTTGCTCCACACCTTACAATGCTAAAGGTTTACTAAAATCGGCGATTCGCAACGATAATCCGATCCTATTCTTCGAGCATGTGTTGCTATATAACCTCAAGGAAGATATTCCCGATGAGGAGTATTTACTGCCCCTAGATAAGGCGGAAATCGTGCGCGAAGGCAGCGATGTGACGATTCTCACCTATTCGAGAATGCGCTATCACGTTCTCAAGGCTGTTGAGACCCTCGTTGATAAGGGCTACGATCCTGAAGTAATTGACTTGATTTCCTTGAAGCCTCTCGATCTGGAAACCATCGTCACCTCCTTACGGAAAACCCATCGCATTGTCATCGTTGAAGAAGGAATGCGTTGCGCCAGTATCGGTTCCGAAATCATCGCTTCGATCAATGACCATTACTTTGATGAGTTGGATGCGCCAATTGTCCGTCTTGCCGCTTTGGATGTACCTACTCCCTATAATGGCGGATTGGAGAACCTAACAATTCCTCAACCTGAAGATGTAATTGCAGCAGTTGAGAAGTTACTAGCCTAA
- a CDS encoding NF041680 family putative transposase: MIIDKLQEFRQQAYKFLGNGRDAILDLMDAVLTSPRVKSFAELSLSAVYRRKWSSLYESLKDSRPNRGKLRRLCVEQIPKAIRPLLAGDHTGWGRPHAKTLRDRIFVHQPNLVEGNKPIVLGHDYSTLAWIPEMSGSWAIPLCHERISSFETAAQRGAFQLRQVCRDLTARPIATYDSEYGSATFINLTEDIPVDLLLRLRPNRCLYKAPAPYSGCGRPRKHGDKFQLANADSWGEPSATFSLEDETVGQVLIQQWSDLHFKKASQRHFQVMRVTHPHCSGLWLAWVGEQMPSLEQIWRLYLRRFAIDHWYRFAKQRLHWTLPQLLTPQQALRWSDLMPLLSWQLWLARQLVIDTPLPWQKTQTNLTLGRVAQGFAALLVRIGSPACSPKPRGKSLGWNSGRKRSPFPRFPVIKKHASRPKKVNKDNLNS, from the coding sequence ATGATTATTGATAAACTACAGGAATTTCGTCAACAGGCATATAAATTTTTAGGGAACGGAAGAGATGCCATATTAGACTTGATGGATGCAGTATTGACGAGTCCAAGAGTGAAATCATTTGCAGAATTATCATTATCAGCAGTGTATCGACGGAAATGGTCAAGCCTGTATGAATCATTAAAAGACAGTCGTCCAAACCGAGGAAAGCTGAGACGATTATGTGTGGAACAAATCCCGAAAGCCATCCGCCCATTACTAGCAGGAGACCATACAGGATGGGGAAGACCGCATGCCAAAACGCTAAGAGACAGGATTTTTGTGCATCAACCGAATTTGGTAGAAGGGAACAAACCAATTGTGTTAGGGCACGACTACAGCACCTTGGCATGGATACCAGAAATGTCAGGGAGTTGGGCGATTCCGTTATGTCATGAACGCATCAGTAGTTTTGAGACAGCAGCCCAAAGAGGTGCATTCCAACTGAGGCAAGTATGTCGCGATTTGACAGCAAGACCGATCGCCACGTACGACAGTGAATATGGCAGTGCCACCTTCATAAATTTGACCGAGGATATCCCCGTAGATTTACTACTGCGACTACGCCCGAATCGATGCTTATACAAAGCTCCTGCCCCCTATAGTGGCTGTGGTCGTCCCCGCAAGCATGGGGATAAATTCCAACTTGCCAATGCTGATAGTTGGGGAGAGCCATCGGCAACTTTTAGCTTAGAGGATGAGACTGTCGGACAAGTGCTAATCCAGCAATGGTCTGATTTACACTTTAAAAAAGCATCCCAACGACATTTCCAAGTTATGCGAGTTACCCATCCCCATTGCTCTGGTTTGTGGTTAGCTTGGGTGGGTGAGCAAATGCCATCTTTAGAGCAGATTTGGAGACTGTACTTACGCCGTTTTGCCATCGACCATTGGTATCGCTTTGCCAAACAACGTTTACATTGGACTCTGCCTCAATTACTGACTCCTCAACAGGCTTTGCGCTGGAGTGACCTCATGCCTCTATTGTCTTGGCAGTTATGGTTGGCGCGTCAACTGGTTATTGATACTCCTTTGCCTTGGCAAAAAACTCAAACCAATCTTACTCTTGGTCGTGTTGCTCAGGGCTTTGCTGCACTTTTAGTTAGGATTGGCTCTCCTGCTTGTTCTCCCAAACCTCGTGGTAAGTCTCTTGGCTGGAATTCTGGGCGTAAGCGGTCTCCTTTTCCTCGCTTTCCTGTCATCAAAAAACACGCCTCCCGTCCGAAAAAGGTCAATAAAGACAACCTTAATTCCTAA
- the msrP gene encoding protein-methionine-sulfoxide reductase catalytic subunit MsrP: MTLIKILPDWFLPESQATSESVYLNRRRFLKNAGLGSLSMIGLLAGCQTLEEKKAIVKQQISNERLKAITASRNLAFTLDRPITEEYSAAVYTNFYEFSGDKDVWKYVDKFQPHPWTIEVTGLVAKPQKFAIEDLIAKMPIEERLYRHRCVEAWAMAVPWLGFPLKRLIELVEPKANATHVKFTTFLRTEQASRQILHNQPWPYTEGLTIKEAMNELAFMAVGIYGHELPKQHGAPIRLVLPWKYGYKSIKSIEKIEFSDRQPATFWNTRIPEEYDFAANVNPNIPHPRWSQASEKMLGTGDRYATQMYNGYASYVASLY; this comes from the coding sequence ATGACCTTGATCAAAATTCTTCCTGATTGGTTTCTGCCCGAAAGTCAAGCCACGTCAGAATCGGTGTACCTGAATCGCCGCCGATTTTTAAAGAATGCTGGTCTAGGGAGCCTGAGCATGATCGGTTTGCTGGCAGGTTGTCAAACCCTCGAAGAGAAAAAAGCGATCGTCAAGCAACAGATATCTAATGAACGACTGAAAGCAATTACTGCCTCTCGCAATCTTGCCTTTACCCTCGATCGCCCAATTACGGAAGAATATAGTGCGGCTGTCTATACCAATTTCTATGAGTTCAGTGGTGATAAAGATGTATGGAAATATGTGGATAAATTTCAGCCCCATCCTTGGACGATAGAAGTCACAGGACTGGTAGCGAAACCTCAGAAATTTGCGATCGAGGACTTAATCGCCAAAATGCCCATCGAGGAGAGGCTCTATCGCCATCGCTGTGTGGAGGCTTGGGCAATGGCAGTACCTTGGCTGGGCTTCCCTTTAAAGCGATTAATCGAGTTAGTGGAACCGAAAGCAAATGCTACTCATGTCAAGTTCACCACATTTTTGCGTACTGAACAGGCAAGCAGACAGATTTTGCACAATCAGCCTTGGCCCTATACGGAAGGATTAACGATCAAAGAAGCGATGAATGAATTGGCTTTTATGGCTGTGGGTATTTACGGTCATGAATTACCGAAACAGCATGGTGCTCCGATTCGATTAGTTTTGCCTTGGAAATATGGTTACAAGAGTATCAAGTCCATTGAGAAAATCGAATTTAGCGATCGCCAGCCCGCAACATTTTGGAACACTCGTATTCCCGAAGAATATGATTTTGCTGCGAATGTCAATCCGAATATCCCGCATCCACGCTGGTCTCAGGCGAGTGAAAAAATGTTAGGAACAGGCGATCGCTATGCTACGCAAATGTATAACGGCTATGCGTCCTATGTTGCTAGTTTGTACTAA
- a CDS encoding ribonuclease HII, whose product MNREDLRSLEIANYPVAGVDEVGRGCLFGEVVAAAVILPIEKMAYLADLGVTDSKKLSASKRDQLDKIIREIAIAYAIGTASVAEIDQINILAASLLAMERAISQLNPQPKHCLVDGNQPLRFQLIKPIPQTTVVQGDSLSISIAAASIVAKVWRDRQMIELAKTYTGYDIATNKGYGTPKHREAIKNLGYTDLHRQTFKIRAAE is encoded by the coding sequence ATGAACCGAGAAGATTTGCGATCGCTAGAAATTGCCAACTATCCAGTTGCAGGAGTTGATGAAGTTGGTCGAGGTTGCCTTTTTGGTGAAGTGGTCGCCGCAGCAGTAATTTTGCCTATCGAGAAAATGGCATATTTAGCAGATTTAGGTGTAACTGATAGCAAAAAACTGTCGGCATCAAAGCGTGATCAGTTAGACAAGATCATTCGTGAAATAGCGATCGCCTATGCAATTGGGACTGCCTCGGTTGCAGAAATCGATCAAATCAATATTCTCGCCGCCAGTTTATTAGCAATGGAAAGGGCAATTTCTCAACTCAATCCACAGCCGAAGCATTGCTTAGTTGATGGTAATCAGCCTTTACGCTTTCAACTCATTAAGCCTATTCCCCAAACAACCGTAGTTCAGGGTGATTCCTTATCGATTTCCATTGCGGCGGCGAGTATTGTGGCAAAGGTATGGCGCGATCGCCAAATGATCGAACTTGCCAAAACCTATACAGGATATGACATTGCCACTAATAAAGGCTATGGAACTCCTAAACATCGAGAAGCGATTAAGAACCTTGGTTACACCGACCTCCATCGTCAAACATTTAAAATCCGTGCAGCAGAATAA